The sequence CGGACTGGTGGCGCGGCTGACGGACGCCCCCGCCGTCTCCCGGCCCCCAGCCCCACGCCGTTCGCCCGTCCCCGGCTTCCCACTCCCTGACCCGGCCCTCGTGGCGTCCCGCTCCCGAGGCTCAGTCCCCGCCCCGTACGCCTGACCTGACGACCGGTCGCCGCCCCGTCCGGCATCCGGTCCACCTGCGCGCTCGCCCGCCGCACAACACTCCCGGCCGTCCCAAGCCGCCCGGCCGCCCCGTGCCGCCCCTCTGCCCCACGCCTCCCGGCCGCCCCACGCCCCCCGGCCGCTCCCGGGCACCCCGCCGGGACCACCCCACCCCCCGGGCCCCACGCTGACGCATCGTCACTCTCGCTCACACTCCGTGGCAGTTCTGTCCCGGCCGTTGACAAATCTTTAACTTGTCAGAAATCTGTTTCCAAGTGGCCGCAAAAGATTGACGAGTTCGCTCAAAAAATCACCAACCGCACTCCTCTCGGGCCCTGTTCGAGAGGCCCCCCACGCCTGCCCGGGTCCGCCCGGACCGGCGCCGTCCCACCCCCTCTTCTCCCCGCACCGAAAACCGAACAGAGGACAGCATGAGACGGAAGCCATCCGTCCGGCGGGCGATCACCGGGCTCCTCGCGGCCTGCCTGATCCCCCTCGGACTGCTCCCCGCGACCGCGCACGCCGCAGCGCAGGCCGCGCCGGGACCCAACCTCGCACTCGGCCGCCCCGCGACCGCGAGCGGCGCCAACGGCCAGTACGGCGCGGGCAACGTGACCGACGGCAACCAGAGTTCGTACTGGGAGGGGCCCAGCGCCTCGTTCCCGCAGTGGGTCCGCGTCGACCTCGGCGCCACGACCTCGGTCGACGAAGTGACGCTGAAGCTTCCGACCACGTGGGAGGCGCGCGACGAGACGCTGACCGTCCAGGGCAGCACGGACGGCAGTACATGGAGCACGCTCTCCGCCTCCGCGAAGCGCACCTTCACGCCGAACTCCGCGAACGCCGTCACGGTCGGCTTCGGCGCCGCCGACGTCCGGTACGTGCGCGTGCAGGTGAGCGCGAACACCGGCTGGCAGGCCGCCCAGCTCAGCGAGCTGGAGATCCGCGGCGAGGGCGACGACGGCGGCACCGACCCGGGCGACCCCGGCACCCCGCCCGTCACCGGGACCAACCTCGCCAAGGGCAAGCCCGTCGAGGCCAACGGCTACGTCCACACCTTCCTCCCCGCGAACGCCAACGACGGTGACACGAACACCTACTGGGAGTCCGCCGGGCTCCCGGGCCAGCTCACCGTGAAGCTCGGCGCCGACGCGGACATCTCCGGCATCGTCGTCAAGCTCAACCCCGGGACGGACTGGGGCGCCCGCACGCAGGCGATCGAGGTGCAGGGCCGGGGCCAGAACGCGAGCGGCTTCTCCACCCTCAAGGCCCGCGCCGACTACGCCTTCAACCCGGCGGGCAACAAGAACACGGTGACCATCCCGGTGACCGGCCGCGCCGCCGACGTACGGCTCAACATCGCCGCCAACTCCGGTGCCCCCGGCGGCCAGATCGCCGAGATCGAGGTCGTCGGCACCGCCGCGCCCAACCCCGACCTCACCCTCACCGACCTGACCTGGACGCCCACCACGCCGTCCGAGAAGGACGCGGTGACCGTCAGGGCCACCGTCCGCAACGCCGGTACGGCGGCCTCGCCCGCCACCACCGTGGACGTCAGCCTCGACGGCACCGTCGCGGGCAGCGCCCCGGTCGGCGCGCTCGCCGCCGGTGCCTCGCAGACCGTCTCGGTCGACGTCGGCAAGCGCCCGCAGGGCTCGTACACGGTCTCGGCCGTCGTCGACCCGAAGGACACCGTCGTCGAGCAGGACAACAGCAACAACAGCCGCTCCGGCGCGAGCAAGCTCGTCGTCTCGCAGAGCCCCGGCCCCGACCTCCAGGTCACCGGCATCGCGACCAACCCGGACAGCCCCGCGGCCGGTGCGAACGTCAGCTTCACCGTCGCCGTCAAGAACCGCGGCACGAGCGCCGTCGCCGCCGGGACCGTCACCCGCCTCACCGCGGGCACGACGACCCTCAACGGCACGACTCCCGCGGTCCCCGCGGGCGAGACCGTGCAGGTCGCGATCTCCGGTACGTGGAAGGCCACCGACGGCGGCGCGACGCTCACCGCGACCGCCGACGCGACCAACACCGTCACCGAGACCGACGAGAACAACAACACCTTCGCCCGCTCGATCGTCGTCGGGCGCGGCGCCGCCGTCCCGTACACCGAGTACGAGGCCGAGGACGGCAAGTACACCGGCACGCTCCTGACCGCCGACGCGAAGCGCACCTTCGGCCACACCAACTTCGCGACGGAGTCCAGCGGCCGCAAGTCGGTCCGCCTCAACAGCACGGGCCAGTACGTGGAGTTCACCTCCACGACGCCCACCAACTCGATCGTCGTGCGCAACTCCATCCCGGACGCCGCGAACGGCGGCGGGCAGAACGCGACCCTGAGCCTCTACGCGAACGGCCAGTTCGTCCGCAAGCTCGACCTCAGCTCGAAGCACTCCTGGCTCTACGGCTCCACGGACGACCCCGAGGGCCTGACCAACACCCCGGGCGGCGACGCGCGCCGGCTCTTCGACGAGGCGAACGCGCTGCTCACGCAGACGTACCCGGTGGGCACCACGTTCCGCCTCCAGCGCGACGCGGGCGACAACGCGAGCTTCTACATCGTCGACCTCGTCGACCTGGAGCAGGTCGCCCCGGCGAAGTCCAAGCCCGCCGAGTGCGCCTCCATCACCGAGTACGGTGCCGTGCCCAACGACGGCATCGACGACACCGACGCCATCCAGCGCGCCGTCATGGCCGACCAGAACGGGCAGATCCCCTGCGTCTGGATTCCGGCGGGCCAGTGGCGCCAGGAGCAGAAGATCCTCACCCCCGACCCGCAGCACCGGGGCCAGTACAACCAGGTCGGCATCAAGAACGTGAAGATCGTGGGCGCCGGGATGTGGCACTCGCAGCTCTACACGCTCACCGAGCCGCAGGACGCGGGCGGCATCAACCACCCGCACGAGGGCAACTTCGGCTTCGACATCGACGACAACACGCAGATCTCCGACCTCGCCATCTTCGGCTCGGGACGCATCCGGGGCGGCGACGGCAACGACGAGGGCGGCGTCGGCATCAACGGCCGCCTCGGCAAGAACACGAAGATCTCCAACGTGTGGATCGAGCACGCCAACGTCGGCGTCTGGGTCGGCCGCGACTACTCCAACATCCCGGAGCTGTGGAACCCGGGCGACGGCCTGGAGTTCAGCGGGATGCGCATCCGCGACACCTACGCGGACGGCATCAACTTCACCAACGGCACGCACAACTCGACCGTCTACAACTCGTCCTTCCGCAACACGGGCGACGACTCGCTCGCCGTCTGGTCGAGCAAGTACGTCAAGGACCCCGCGACCGACGTCGGCGCGAACAACCACTTCCGCAACAACACGATCCAGCTCCCCTGGCGGGCCAACGGCATCGCGGTGTACGGCGGTTACGGGAACACCATCGAGAACAACGTCGTCTCCGACACGATGAACTACCCGGGCATCATGCTCGCCACCGACCACGACCCGATCCCCTTCAGCGGCCAGACGCTCATCGCGGGCAACACGCTGCACCGCACGGGCGGGGCCTTCTGGAACGAGGACCAGGAGTTCGGCGCCATCACGCTCTTCGCCCAGGGCGCGAGCATCCCCGGCGTCACCATCAGGGACACGGACATCCTCGACTCGACGTACGACGGCATCCAGTTCAAGACGGGTGGCGGCACGTACAGCGGGGTGAAGATCTCCAACGTCCGCATCGACAAGTCGAACAACGGCTCCGGCATCCTCGCGATGAGCGGCGCCCGCGGCGACGCGACCCTCTCGAACGTCACGATCTCCAACTCGCGTGACGGCGACGTACTCGTCGAGCCGGGCTCGCAGTTCACGATCACCGGCGCCCCGACGAAGGCGGCGGCCAAGCGCTGACCCCCACGGGCCGGCACGACCCGGGCCCCGCCCGCTCCCTCCGCGCGAGGGAGCGGGCGGGGCCCTTCGGGGTGATACGGGTCTCTCGTCACGCTTTCCGGTTGATCGCACCGACTCGTTAGGATCGGGGGACAGTGATCGGGGGAGCCGATCAATCACCACAGCCGCCAGTACGGGTCTTCTTCCACGTGAGTCTTTCGTGAGTACGGAACATGTCCTCGCCGCCGACAGCCGCGCGCGCCAGCCCACCCTCGCCCAGTTGCGGGCCTTCGCCGCCGTCGCCGAGCACCTGCACTTCCGGCAGGCCGCCGCCGTCCTCGGCATGAGCCAGCCCGCCCTCTCCGGCGCGGTCTCCGCCCTGGAGGAGGTCCTCGGGGTCACGCTCGTCGAGCGGACCACGCGCAAGGTGCTGCTCTCGCCTGCCGGGGAACGGCTCGCGGTACGGGCCAGAGGCGTGCTCGCCGAGGTCGCGGGGCTCCTGGAGGAGGCCGAGACGCTGCGGGCGCCCTTCACGGGCACGCTGCGGCTCGGAGTGATCCCGACCGTCGCCCCGTACCTGCTCCCCACCGTCCTCGACGTGTGCGCGCGCCGCTACCCGGACCTCGCGCTCGAAGTGCACGAGGAGCAGACCGCCGCGCTCAGCGACGGACTCGCCGCCGGGCGGCTCGACCTGCTGCTCCTCGCGCTGCCGCTCTCGACGCCCGGCTTCACCGAGATCCCCCTCTTCGACGAGGACTTCGTGCTCGTCACCCCGCTCGGGCACTGGCTCGGCGGCCGGGAGGGGCTGCCGCGCGAGGTGCTCACCGAGCTGCCGCTCCTGCTGCTCGCGGAGGGGCACTGCCTGCGCGACCAGGCGCTCGACGTGTGCAGGGACGCGGGCCGCGGCGACGCGAAGGCCGTGACGACGACGGCCGCGGGGCTGTCGACGCTCGTCCAGCTCGTGGCCGGAGGGCTCGGGGTGACGCTCCTGCCGAGGACCGCCGTGCCGCTGGAGACCGGACGCAACCCCCGCCTCGACACGGGGTACTTCGCCGGACCGGCGCCCTGCCGCCGCATCGGGCTCGTCCTGCGGGACGGCTCCGCGCGGGCCGGTCAGATGGCGGAGCTGGGCGAGGAACTGCGGCGCGCCTTCGAGGGACTGCCGGTACGGGCGGCGGGCTGAGGTCCAGGGCGGTCGCCAGGACGGGCGGTGGGCTGAGGCCCTGACCAGCCCTGCGTCCCGACCGGCCCGCATACCGACCGCCTCTGCGCCCCGACCGCCCCCCGGCCGGTCCCTACGCCCCGACCGAGCCGCTCGTCACCGGGATGTCCGGCCACACCTCGCGCTCCAGGCGCCTGCGCTCCGCCCGGGTGCGGGTCGCCGCCTGCTGGTCGGCCATGCTGCCGTCCAGGGCCGGGGCCGCGTGGACGGCGCGGGCCGTACGGGTACGGGCACGGGCACGTTCCGTCCGCGAGGAGGACGCCTCGCGCGAGGGCCCCGCGTCCACCGGGACGGACTCGCCGCCCGACGCCGGGACGCCCGTCTTGTCCGCGGCCTGCTGGAAGAAGCGCAGCAGCTCCACGGGGAACGGCATGACGAGCGTGCTGTTCTTCTCCGCCGCCACGTCCACCACCGTCTGCAACAGCCTGAGCTGGAGCGCGCCCGGTGTGTCGGCCATCGTGTGCGCCGCCGAGGTGAGCTTGCGCGCCGCCTGGGCCTCGCCGTCCGCCGCGATGACCCGCGCACGCCGCTCGCGCTCAGCCTCGGCCTGCTTCGACATGGATCGCATCATGTCCTGCGGCAGCGCGATGTCCTTGATCTCGACGCGCTCGACCCGTACCCCCCAGGGGTCCTCGGTCGGCGCGTCCATCACGGTGCGCAGTTCGGCGTTGATGCGGTCGCGGTCCGAGAGCAGCGTGTCGAGGTCGGCACGCCCGATGACGGAGCGCAAGGAGGTCTGCGCGATCTGTGAGACCGCGGAGGGATAGTCGCTCACGTTGACGAGCGCCTTGACCGGGTCGATGACGCGGAAGTAGACCACGGCGTCGACCGTGACGGTCACGTTGTCGTTGGTGATGGCGCCCTGCGGCGAGACGCCGAGCACCTCGGTCTGGATGGAGACCCGTTCCATGTGGTCGCCGACGGGCCGGATGAGGCGCAGCCCCGGCTGTCTGATGTGCGGCAGCAGGCGGCCGAAACGGAAGACGACCCCGCGCTGGTACTGCTGCACGTTGCGCACGCTCAGCCCCAGCAGGATCACCACGAGGAGCGCCACCAGGACGATGGCGATGACGAGTCCGGTCATGAGTACCAACCCCAGGGCACGAGACATGGGTGTGCCCGCACGTCCCACGGTAGGACTGTTCCGGTACGGGCGCGAACGGCCGCGTACCGGAACAGTCCGGGCGGGAATCGCCCCCCAGGGGGCTTCCGGCTACTCCGTGCGCAGCCCCGTCGCCCGCATCGTGCGGTGCAGCGCCGGGAGCGTCAGGAGCGTCACGAGGAGCATCGTGCCCGCGCCCGCCGCGACGAGCGGCAGGAAGACGAACCAGTCGACGACGTGCTTGTTGATGAGCCGCACCAGCGTCCAGCCGAGCGCGAGCCCGCCCGCCGTCGCGACGCACAGCCCCAGCACGACCGGGATCGCCGTCTGCCACAGCAGGGACCAGGCGAGCGAGGAGCGCCTCGTGCCGAAGGCCGCGAGCGCCGCGAGCAGCCGCTTGCGCTCCCGCAGTTGTTCCAGCAGCGAGACGAGGAGCGAGGCGCCGATGAG comes from Streptomyces sp. Tu6071 and encodes:
- a CDS encoding LysR substrate-binding domain-containing protein, translated to MSTEHVLAADSRARQPTLAQLRAFAAVAEHLHFRQAAAVLGMSQPALSGAVSALEEVLGVTLVERTTRKVLLSPAGERLAVRARGVLAEVAGLLEEAETLRAPFTGTLRLGVIPTVAPYLLPTVLDVCARRYPDLALEVHEEQTAALSDGLAAGRLDLLLLALPLSTPGFTEIPLFDEDFVLVTPLGHWLGGREGLPREVLTELPLLLLAEGHCLRDQALDVCRDAGRGDAKAVTTTAAGLSTLVQLVAGGLGVTLLPRTAVPLETGRNPRLDTGYFAGPAPCRRIGLVLRDGSARAGQMAELGEELRRAFEGLPVRAAG
- a CDS encoding CARDB domain-containing protein, encoding MRRKPSVRRAITGLLAACLIPLGLLPATAHAAAQAAPGPNLALGRPATASGANGQYGAGNVTDGNQSSYWEGPSASFPQWVRVDLGATTSVDEVTLKLPTTWEARDETLTVQGSTDGSTWSTLSASAKRTFTPNSANAVTVGFGAADVRYVRVQVSANTGWQAAQLSELEIRGEGDDGGTDPGDPGTPPVTGTNLAKGKPVEANGYVHTFLPANANDGDTNTYWESAGLPGQLTVKLGADADISGIVVKLNPGTDWGARTQAIEVQGRGQNASGFSTLKARADYAFNPAGNKNTVTIPVTGRAADVRLNIAANSGAPGGQIAEIEVVGTAAPNPDLTLTDLTWTPTTPSEKDAVTVRATVRNAGTAASPATTVDVSLDGTVAGSAPVGALAAGASQTVSVDVGKRPQGSYTVSAVVDPKDTVVEQDNSNNSRSGASKLVVSQSPGPDLQVTGIATNPDSPAAGANVSFTVAVKNRGTSAVAAGTVTRLTAGTTTLNGTTPAVPAGETVQVAISGTWKATDGGATLTATADATNTVTETDENNNTFARSIVVGRGAAVPYTEYEAEDGKYTGTLLTADAKRTFGHTNFATESSGRKSVRLNSTGQYVEFTSTTPTNSIVVRNSIPDAANGGGQNATLSLYANGQFVRKLDLSSKHSWLYGSTDDPEGLTNTPGGDARRLFDEANALLTQTYPVGTTFRLQRDAGDNASFYIVDLVDLEQVAPAKSKPAECASITEYGAVPNDGIDDTDAIQRAVMADQNGQIPCVWIPAGQWRQEQKILTPDPQHRGQYNQVGIKNVKIVGAGMWHSQLYTLTEPQDAGGINHPHEGNFGFDIDDNTQISDLAIFGSGRIRGGDGNDEGGVGINGRLGKNTKISNVWIEHANVGVWVGRDYSNIPELWNPGDGLEFSGMRIRDTYADGINFTNGTHNSTVYNSSFRNTGDDSLAVWSSKYVKDPATDVGANNHFRNNTIQLPWRANGIAVYGGYGNTIENNVVSDTMNYPGIMLATDHDPIPFSGQTLIAGNTLHRTGGAFWNEDQEFGAITLFAQGASIPGVTIRDTDILDSTYDGIQFKTGGGTYSGVKISNVRIDKSNNGSGILAMSGARGDATLSNVTISNSRDGDVLVEPGSQFTITGAPTKAAAKR
- a CDS encoding SPFH domain-containing protein — encoded protein: MTGLVIAIVLVALLVVILLGLSVRNVQQYQRGVVFRFGRLLPHIRQPGLRLIRPVGDHMERVSIQTEVLGVSPQGAITNDNVTVTVDAVVYFRVIDPVKALVNVSDYPSAVSQIAQTSLRSVIGRADLDTLLSDRDRINAELRTVMDAPTEDPWGVRVERVEIKDIALPQDMMRSMSKQAEAERERRARVIAADGEAQAARKLTSAAHTMADTPGALQLRLLQTVVDVAAEKNSTLVMPFPVELLRFFQQAADKTGVPASGGESVPVDAGPSREASSSRTERARARTRTARAVHAAPALDGSMADQQAATRTRAERRRLEREVWPDIPVTSGSVGA